Proteins from a genomic interval of Paenibacillus sp. FSL H8-0048:
- a CDS encoding BaiN/RdsA family NAD(P)/FAD-dependent oxidoreductase translates to MYKDQTSRHHELFIIGGGAAGLMAAVTARDQGIDTAIIESNDRLGKKIITTGNGRCNITNQSTATGTDEAAALSVKYHSNQAGFPIHVLRQFGVRQTIDFFSSLGLPFMSLENGRMYPMSLQAASVPGVFKLALEDRNVPVYYKHKVLDVAVSAGHPRFAITCQTETEEQVVYTSDYLFLCTGGLTAPKTGTDGSGYTLVQRLGHTMIHPVPGIVQLKLDYPYLKELSGIKFEGEAHVIVNNEVIRTESGEILFTDYGISGPPILQLSRKAAYNLGIGESVTLSVDLMPERTEEELIDFLEIHWGIFGHRTVADSFVGIVSKKLIPVLLKEAGIDQQLHLLCQDLSWKTKKIFYKLLKRWEFKITDTNSFTNAQTTAGGIDTAELIEGTLESKLVPGLYLAGEVMDVDGDCGGYNLQWAWSSGYVAAMALADRRARTT, encoded by the coding sequence ATGTATAAGGATCAGACTTCTAGGCACCACGAGCTGTTCATTATCGGTGGGGGTGCTGCAGGTCTAATGGCTGCAGTTACAGCGAGGGATCAAGGTATTGATACAGCCATTATTGAGAGCAATGACCGGCTCGGGAAGAAAATCATAACAACGGGTAACGGGCGGTGCAACATTACGAACCAATCCACCGCTACAGGTACGGATGAAGCGGCTGCTCTATCCGTCAAGTATCACAGCAATCAGGCAGGCTTCCCCATACATGTGCTGCGGCAATTCGGTGTCCGCCAGACCATCGATTTTTTCTCCTCGCTCGGGCTTCCTTTTATGAGCTTGGAGAATGGCCGGATGTATCCGATGTCGCTGCAGGCGGCTTCGGTGCCGGGGGTGTTTAAGCTGGCGCTGGAGGACCGGAATGTTCCCGTCTATTATAAACATAAAGTGCTCGATGTGGCCGTATCGGCGGGACATCCGCGGTTCGCGATAACCTGCCAGACGGAGACAGAGGAACAGGTTGTGTATACCAGTGACTATCTTTTTCTATGTACCGGCGGTCTTACCGCTCCCAAAACAGGAACAGACGGCTCCGGTTATACGCTTGTCCAGCGTCTGGGGCACACTATGATCCACCCGGTGCCAGGCATTGTACAATTGAAGCTGGATTATCCGTATTTGAAGGAACTGTCGGGCATCAAATTTGAGGGAGAGGCCCATGTTATCGTAAACAATGAAGTCATCCGCACGGAGTCTGGCGAGATTCTATTTACGGACTACGGGATTTCGGGTCCGCCTATACTTCAGCTAAGCAGAAAGGCTGCGTATAATCTCGGCATAGGAGAATCCGTGACCCTGTCGGTTGATTTGATGCCGGAGCGCACGGAGGAAGAGCTAATTGATTTTCTGGAGATCCACTGGGGGATCTTCGGACACCGGACCGTTGCCGATTCCTTCGTGGGCATCGTCAGCAAGAAGCTGATTCCCGTGCTGCTGAAGGAGGCTGGAATTGATCAACAGCTGCATTTGCTGTGTCAGGATCTATCCTGGAAAACCAAGAAAATATTCTATAAACTATTGAAGCGTTGGGAATTTAAAATCACCGATACCAACAGCTTCACGAACGCCCAAACTACAGCCGGTGGCATCGATACGGCGGAGCTCATCGAAGGAACGCTGGAATCCAAGCTGGTGCCGGGGCTCTACTTGGCCGGTGAAGTAATGGATGTGGACGGAGATTGCGGCGGCTATAACCTGCAATGGGCCTGGAGCTCCGGATATGTCGCTGCGATGGCGCTTGCTGATCGGCGTGCCCGTACCACGTAA
- a CDS encoding polysaccharide lyase family 8 super-sandwich domain-containing protein: MMVGLMISTLGFNYPVSAADSSSQELAEMKLMKQRAVDFYISKDIINDGTNGRVEWTFKSQAGTYLSTQKADGSWVDVDYANTTSSANGRAWSPYLALDRMQSMAQAFADPKGPYYHDEAMLAGIQKALDHWFKVKPTSVNWWETGIGKQLRLSKVALLCEGYLTAEQAANIIETLDKNPNTVDGANSSWYNQNYMIRGLLLEDAQNVRSAVEAFNVLSAVTETVTGIQSDMSFFMHGKTNYTTGYGRSFARDMSFWAYVVSGTSFAYSQAAIDSLSSYLLDGTRYLVRGDVADLGMGMNGPEWPDYESSALTFYEDPLEWMQAANPKRADEFTVFLDNIRGVGTVSGNGQDANNMTQWQTLVSSHMRKDYGITVKMSSSTVKGGEWRTINPSGYNLLYWTSQGATAIQRTGDEYRKVYPLMDWNHVPGTTAPYVFTKENNFNNPKTFVGGVTNERYGATAFDFNKLSTSGKKGYFFFDDEMVALGAGITSTNAAPVHTTLNQSLAAGDVLVDGKAVIDETLQVNGGRWAYNDSTGYVFPDKTNFQVKQETKTGKWSDVVTGSSTEPITKPVFSMWLDHGVKPVNASYQYIVLPGKTAGEVASYAEASPISILANTPSVQAVRHRSLGIAEMLFYQPGTVTLREGLTVTADKPSMVIVDESADPVHISVANPETPGITVNVTLNRNGDQTTTTYRLGKDTFTGRSMTLSEGASIDDRGYDLAYSKGTVASSSVGKQFDSNATDLYRSSSWSSNASNDEWIYVDLQDQYMINKVRLHWEKAYGRSYKIQVSDDAATWKDVYATSMGDGGIDDISFGKTSARFVRMLGVQQGTGDGYSLAAFNVYEAVVPNLAEGQTAIASSSKAADVSAGNAVDGSLTSRWGSNYADPQWIYVDLGSVQAISKVMLHWEDAYGKEYRIDVSDTLDDWKTVYSTSNGDGGIDEISIDPVNARYVRMYGNQRGSKYGYSLWEFKVFGPETQQSVPARVQLAATPSSVVPGSKVSVTGAVYADGDLPLSGVEVELTAADGSLEPAKVTTDVYGKFSTVFTAPSVPGKVSISALLPASPSVTGAVTVSVEEEAVPVSARIELEANPSSVSAGGKVSVTGTVYDGEELPLAGAAVQVTAASGSFEPAVAVTDEHGQFSTVFTAPSAAGDVVITAVLTGNPSVTNTLTVSVSKAIPVPALIELQAAQSAVNTGDDVSIRGKVLGSDNLPVSGQEVRLAASSGSLEPATVVTDEHGRFSAVFTAPSTPGEVSVTAVLSAYPSITGRISVSVNERSGGGNGGDPGVGTPTSPSVPVPPVIVGTPGKPDESPLTPVTPPVAGPSLTDIAGHWAEASIREAVKQGIITGYPNGSFQPNRNVTRAEFTVMLAKALKLQNTEAALSFKDSDRIGSWAKTAVAQAVALGIIQGDNNSNFRPDAPVTRAEMAVMLARALQLAPVARSAGFTDDRDIPAWAVGAAAEMKKSGLMQGKGNNSFFPKAAATRAETVTVLLKI, encoded by the coding sequence ATGATGGTGGGTTTGATGATCTCGACTCTCGGGTTCAATTACCCTGTATCGGCGGCGGATAGCTCATCGCAGGAGCTGGCTGAAATGAAGCTGATGAAGCAGCGGGCGGTGGATTTCTATATCTCCAAGGACATCATCAATGACGGAACCAATGGCCGGGTGGAATGGACTTTTAAATCACAGGCCGGAACTTATTTATCGACTCAAAAAGCGGATGGAAGCTGGGTGGATGTAGATTATGCGAATACCACCTCCAGCGCGAACGGCAGAGCGTGGTCGCCTTACCTTGCGCTGGACCGGATGCAATCGATGGCCCAGGCTTTTGCAGATCCGAAGGGGCCTTACTATCACGATGAAGCCATGTTAGCCGGTATTCAGAAAGCGCTGGATCACTGGTTCAAGGTCAAGCCGACCTCCGTCAACTGGTGGGAGACCGGCATCGGCAAGCAACTGCGGCTGAGCAAGGTTGCACTATTATGCGAAGGCTATCTGACTGCGGAGCAGGCTGCCAATATTATCGAAACGTTAGACAAAAACCCCAACACTGTCGATGGTGCCAATTCGTCCTGGTACAATCAGAATTATATGATCCGCGGCTTACTGCTGGAGGATGCCCAGAACGTCCGCAGCGCGGTAGAAGCGTTCAACGTGCTCTCGGCTGTGACAGAGACGGTAACGGGAATTCAGTCCGACATGTCCTTTTTCATGCATGGGAAGACGAATTACACTACGGGCTATGGACGAAGCTTCGCCAGAGATATGTCCTTCTGGGCCTATGTGGTCTCGGGCACAAGCTTCGCCTATAGCCAGGCGGCTATTGATTCGTTATCCTCCTATCTGCTGGATGGAACCAGATATCTGGTGCGAGGTGATGTTGCCGATCTGGGGATGGGGATGAATGGGCCGGAGTGGCCGGATTATGAGAGCTCTGCGCTGACCTTCTATGAAGATCCGCTGGAGTGGATGCAGGCGGCTAATCCGAAGCGGGCGGATGAGTTCACTGTTTTCCTGGATAATATCCGGGGTGTTGGCACGGTCTCGGGCAATGGACAGGATGCGAACAATATGACGCAATGGCAGACCCTGGTCTCCTCTCATATGCGGAAGGATTACGGAATTACAGTTAAGATGTCCTCCAGCACAGTCAAAGGGGGCGAATGGAGAACCATTAACCCAAGCGGATATAATCTGCTCTACTGGACTTCGCAAGGCGCTACTGCTATCCAGAGAACCGGGGATGAATACAGAAAAGTGTACCCGCTGATGGACTGGAATCATGTTCCGGGAACAACAGCTCCCTACGTTTTCACGAAGGAGAATAATTTCAATAACCCGAAGACCTTTGTAGGCGGCGTGACCAATGAGCGGTACGGAGCCACGGCGTTTGATTTCAACAAGCTGAGTACCAGCGGGAAAAAGGGCTACTTTTTCTTCGATGATGAAATGGTAGCACTAGGCGCAGGCATCACTTCAACGAATGCTGCTCCGGTCCATACGACGCTGAATCAGAGTCTGGCTGCAGGCGATGTGCTGGTAGACGGTAAAGCAGTGATTGATGAAACGTTGCAGGTAAACGGCGGACGCTGGGCTTATAACGATAGTACCGGGTACGTGTTCCCGGATAAGACGAATTTCCAGGTGAAGCAGGAGACGAAGACCGGGAAATGGAGCGATGTGGTTACTGGCAGTTCAACGGAGCCAATCACTAAGCCGGTGTTCTCGATGTGGCTGGATCATGGCGTGAAGCCGGTCAATGCCTCCTATCAATACATTGTATTGCCGGGTAAAACCGCCGGGGAGGTCGCCAGCTATGCGGAAGCAAGCCCGATCAGTATTCTGGCAAATACACCATCTGTGCAGGCGGTCCGGCACCGTTCGCTGGGTATTGCGGAAATGCTGTTCTATCAGCCGGGTACAGTCACGCTAAGAGAAGGATTGACCGTCACCGCAGATAAACCGTCAATGGTGATTGTCGATGAATCCGCGGACCCTGTCCACATCTCGGTGGCGAATCCCGAAACGCCGGGGATTACAGTGAACGTAACGCTGAACCGGAACGGAGATCAGACCACGACCACATACAGACTGGGCAAAGATACGTTTACCGGCCGGAGTATGACGCTGAGCGAGGGAGCTTCTATCGACGACAGAGGGTATGATCTCGCTTACAGTAAGGGCACGGTTGCTTCCTCCAGCGTGGGCAAGCAATTTGACTCCAATGCTACGGATCTGTACAGAAGCTCCAGTTGGAGCTCAAACGCTTCAAATGATGAGTGGATTTATGTGGATCTGCAGGATCAATATATGATCAATAAGGTTAGATTGCATTGGGAGAAGGCTTACGGCAGAAGCTATAAAATTCAAGTATCCGATGATGCGGCCACCTGGAAGGACGTTTATGCGACCTCCATGGGGGATGGCGGAATCGACGACATTTCCTTCGGTAAGACCAGCGCCAGATTCGTCCGGATGCTGGGCGTCCAGCAGGGGACAGGAGACGGCTACTCGCTTGCTGCATTTAACGTTTATGAAGCGGTTGTTCCTAACCTTGCGGAAGGCCAGACTGCGATTGCAAGCTCGTCCAAAGCGGCTGATGTGTCGGCAGGGAATGCAGTAGACGGCTCATTGACGTCCCGCTGGGGGTCTAACTATGCCGATCCGCAGTGGATTTACGTCGATTTGGGCTCCGTTCAGGCGATTTCCAAGGTGATGCTGCATTGGGAGGACGCCTATGGAAAAGAATACCGGATCGATGTCTCCGATACGCTGGACGATTGGAAGACGGTATATAGTACGTCCAATGGAGACGGGGGGATCGACGAAATCTCTATCGATCCGGTGAATGCCAGATATGTCCGGATGTATGGAAATCAGAGAGGGAGCAAGTACGGATACTCGCTCTGGGAATTCAAAGTATTTGGACCAGAGACGCAGCAAAGCGTTCCTGCTAGGGTACAGCTTGCGGCAACCCCATCTTCTGTGGTGCCTGGAAGCAAAGTATCCGTTACGGGTGCTGTCTATGCCGATGGCGATCTTCCGCTGTCCGGTGTAGAGGTTGAACTCACAGCCGCCGATGGAAGCCTTGAACCTGCCAAAGTCACTACAGATGTGTACGGCAAGTTCAGTACGGTGTTTACTGCACCGTCTGTTCCCGGCAAGGTATCCATCTCGGCCCTCCTACCGGCAAGTCCATCTGTGACAGGGGCAGTTACCGTATCCGTAGAAGAAGAGGCTGTGCCTGTATCAGCCCGGATTGAACTGGAGGCCAACCCGTCCTCCGTATCCGCTGGAGGCAAAGTGTCCGTTACGGGAACCGTCTATGACGGTGAAGAGCTACCGTTAGCCGGTGCTGCGGTCCAGGTCACGGCAGCTTCAGGCAGCTTTGAGCCTGCTGTTGCCGTCACGGATGAGCATGGTCAGTTTAGCACAGTCTTTACGGCACCGTCTGCGGCCGGGGATGTGGTTATTACGGCTGTACTGACCGGCAATCCTTCCGTGACGAATACGCTTACCGTATCTGTAAGCAAGGCGATACCAGTCCCTGCTCTTATTGAACTTCAGGCTGCACAGTCTGCCGTAAATACCGGAGATGACGTATCCATTAGAGGAAAAGTCTTGGGCAGCGACAATCTTCCGGTCTCCGGCCAGGAGGTTAGACTCGCAGCTTCTTCAGGCAGCCTTGAGCCTGCTACTGTCGTAACGGATGAGCACGGCCGGTTCAGCGCAGTCTTTACGGCACCTTCCACGCCTGGAGAAGTGTCGGTTACGGCGGTCTTGAGCGCCTATCCGTCCATTACAGGCAGAATCAGCGTTTCGGTCAATGAGCGTTCGGGCGGCGGAAATGGCGGCGATCCTGGAGTCGGAACGCCAACGTCTCCGTCAGTACCAGTACCGCCGGTTATTGTGGGAACGCCTGGTAAGCCGGATGAGAGCCCGCTAACCCCGGTTACTCCTCCTGTGGCTGGTCCATCTCTCACCGATATTGCCGGACATTGGGCCGAAGCCAGTATCCGGGAAGCGGTTAAGCAGGGCATTATTACAGGTTATCCGAATGGCTCATTCCAGCCTAACCGCAACGTGACCCGTGCTGAATTCACGGTCATGCTGGCGAAGGCGCTGAAGCTTCAGAACACAGAAGCAGCGTTGTCCTTCAAGGACAGTGACCGGATCGGATCATGGGCCAAGACAGCCGTTGCGCAGGCGGTAGCTCTGGGAATCATCCAAGGGGATAACAACAGCAATTTCCGCCCGGATGCGCCTGTAACCAGAGCGGAAATGGCCGTCATGCTGGCAAGAGCATTACAGCTGGCTCCCGTTGCCCGCTCCGCTGGATTCACGGATGACCGCGACATCCCCGCCTGGGCAGTTGGAGCAGCAGCCGAGATGAAGAAGTCAGGACTGATGCAAGGCAAAGGCAACAACAGCTTCTTCCCGAAAGCTGCCGCAACGCGGGCTGAGACGGTTACGGTTCTGCTTAAAATATAA
- a CDS encoding aminoacetone oxidase family FAD-binding enzyme yields MYENQTSMHHKLFIIGAGAAGLMAAVTASDMGIDTAILESNDRIGKKILMTGDGRCNITNESTVTAEDEAAALSHKYHSNQSEFPLAVVQQYGVSQTIDFFSFLGLPLTRLKGGLMYPMSLQAAAVLDIFQLALEDRNVPVYLKNKVVDVTASADHPRFTIKCLTETEEEVVYTSDYLLLSTGGNTGPNAGKEPPGYTLAERLGHTVIEPFPAIVQLKLQYPNMRALSSIKSQGQAHIIVKGKVIGSEQGEIAFTDYGITGPPILQLSRKAAYHLARGEQVKLSVDLMPGRTEEEVVDFLEKLWETFGHRTVADSLVGIFNKKLVTVLLKETGLDQQPQLLCQNLKLNTKENFYRLLKRWEFKVTDTNGFTNAQVTAGGIDTSELTRGTLESKLVPGLYLAGEVMDVDGDFGGYNLQWAWSSGYVAAMAIAKSIQ; encoded by the coding sequence ATGTATGAGAATCAGACTTCTATGCACCACAAGCTCTTTATTATCGGCGCAGGTGCTGCCGGACTAATGGCCGCTGTTACTGCGAGTGATATGGGGATCGATACGGCCATTCTGGAGAGTAACGACCGGATTGGCAAGAAGATCTTAATGACAGGCGATGGCCGCTGCAACATTACGAATGAATCCACTGTGACAGCTGAGGATGAAGCAGCCGCTTTATCGCACAAGTATCACAGTAATCAATCCGAATTTCCGCTTGCGGTAGTGCAGCAATATGGCGTCAGCCAGACGATTGATTTTTTCTCCTTTCTTGGGCTTCCGCTGACAAGACTCAAGGGGGGCTTGATGTATCCGATGTCGCTGCAGGCAGCGGCGGTACTGGATATTTTCCAGCTGGCGCTTGAGGATCGGAATGTTCCCGTATACCTTAAGAATAAAGTGGTGGATGTTACGGCTTCGGCAGATCATCCGCGCTTCACGATAAAATGCCTAACGGAGACAGAGGAAGAGGTTGTGTATACCAGCGACTATCTGCTTCTGTCTACGGGTGGCAACACCGGTCCCAATGCAGGAAAAGAACCTCCCGGTTATACCCTTGCCGAACGTCTGGGGCACACCGTGATTGAGCCTTTTCCGGCCATTGTGCAATTGAAGCTGCAATATCCGAATATGAGGGCGCTGTCCAGTATCAAATCTCAGGGACAAGCCCATATCATTGTAAAGGGTAAAGTCATCGGCAGTGAACAGGGTGAAATAGCCTTTACAGACTATGGTATCACCGGTCCGCCCATTCTCCAGCTAAGCAGGAAGGCTGCGTATCATCTGGCCAGAGGAGAACAGGTGAAGTTATCGGTGGATTTGATGCCCGGCCGCACAGAGGAAGAGGTAGTCGATTTCCTAGAAAAGCTCTGGGAGACCTTTGGGCACCGAACCGTGGCGGATTCCCTCGTGGGTATCTTTAACAAGAAGCTTGTTACTGTCCTGCTTAAGGAGACGGGCTTAGATCAACAGCCACAGCTTCTTTGCCAGAATCTCAAGCTGAATACTAAGGAGAACTTTTATCGCCTCTTGAAGCGTTGGGAATTTAAAGTGACGGATACCAATGGCTTTACGAATGCGCAGGTAACAGCCGGCGGCATTGATACGTCGGAGCTCACCCGGGGAACGCTGGAATCCAAGCTGGTGCCCGGGCTGTATTTGGCCGGCGAAGTGATGGATGTGGACGGAGATTTCGGCGGCTATAACCTGCAATGGGCCTGGAGTTCCGGATATGTGGCTGCCATGGCGATCGCTAAGTCCATTCAATAA